One genomic region from Cellulomonas fengjieae encodes:
- a CDS encoding GNAT family N-acetyltransferase, translating to MPAARPLIRPFHPSDLPALYRICLLTGDAGSDATALYRDEDLLGHVYLGPYPTADPTLTFVVVDELGPAGYIVATADTAGFEHWLERAWWPPLRARYPLREDPHDGTEDHVLVARIHDSSGGDPALFDRFPAHMHIDLLPRVQGQGLGRRLVETLATALRARGVPGLYLGVDSRNEGAIAFYDRIGFVEAARHEWGRTLTLDLA from the coding sequence ATGCCTGCCGCACGCCCCCTCATCCGCCCGTTCCACCCGTCCGACCTCCCGGCGCTCTACCGGATCTGCCTCCTGACGGGGGATGCGGGCAGCGACGCGACGGCCCTGTACCGCGACGAGGACCTGCTGGGCCACGTCTACCTCGGCCCGTACCCGACCGCGGACCCGACGCTCACCTTCGTCGTGGTGGACGAGCTCGGACCGGCGGGATACATCGTCGCGACGGCCGACACGGCGGGGTTCGAGCACTGGCTCGAGCGCGCCTGGTGGCCGCCCCTGCGCGCGCGCTACCCGCTGCGGGAGGACCCGCACGACGGCACCGAGGACCACGTGCTCGTGGCGCGGATCCACGACTCGTCGGGCGGCGACCCGGCACTGTTCGACCGGTTCCCCGCGCACATGCACATCGACCTGCTGCCCCGGGTCCAGGGGCAAGGGCTCGGGCGCCGGCTGGTCGAGACGCTTGCGACCGCCCTGCGCGCGCGGGGGGTGCCGGGCCTGTACCTCGGGGTGGACAGCCGCAACGAGGGCGCGATCGCGTTCTACGACCGCATCGGCTTCGTGGAGGCCGCCCGGCACGAGTGGGGCAGGACGCTGACGCTCGACCTCGCGTGA
- a CDS encoding epoxide hydrolase family protein — translation MTAEPFAAAVPDEDLRDLRDRLCRTRWPLTLESAGWARGVPVAYLRDLVGHWVDGYDWHRVQARLDTVDQVRTQLDGQTIHALHARSARPDALPLVLTHGWPGSVLEYVDLLGPLTAAGPDAFHVVVPHLPGVGWSAPLSGEGWDHRRVARAWAALMASLGYDRYGAAGGDTGSVVSPELGRVAPQHVVGVHVHGNLDVPQVDPASLTAAEAERLVWAQHRRVTDTGYAALQSTRPHTIGYALADSPVAQLAWIVDKFHDWTDPAVPDPAHAVGRDHLLDLATLLWVTGTGPTSAHLYYENRVATVPERGPDVVPFGHALFPTDPAIRHVDQREHRLVHWTEHERGGHFAALEAPDLLVEDLRTFFRPLR, via the coding sequence GTGACGGCGGAGCCGTTCGCCGCCGCGGTGCCCGACGAGGACCTCCGCGACCTGCGGGACCGGCTGTGCAGGACGCGCTGGCCGCTGACGCTCGAGTCCGCCGGGTGGGCGCGCGGCGTGCCCGTCGCCTACCTGCGGGACCTCGTGGGGCACTGGGTCGACGGGTACGACTGGCACCGCGTGCAGGCGCGCCTCGACACGGTGGACCAGGTCCGGACGCAGCTCGACGGTCAGACGATCCACGCGCTGCACGCCCGGTCCGCGCGGCCGGACGCCCTCCCCCTGGTCCTGACGCACGGCTGGCCGGGCTCGGTGCTCGAGTACGTCGACCTGCTGGGACCGCTGACCGCGGCCGGGCCGGACGCCTTCCACGTGGTCGTCCCGCACCTGCCCGGCGTCGGCTGGTCGGCCCCGCTGTCCGGCGAGGGCTGGGACCATCGCCGGGTCGCGCGCGCCTGGGCGGCCCTCATGGCGTCGCTCGGCTACGACCGGTACGGCGCCGCGGGCGGGGACACGGGGTCCGTCGTGTCGCCGGAGCTCGGTCGGGTCGCGCCGCAGCACGTGGTCGGGGTCCACGTGCACGGCAACCTGGACGTCCCGCAGGTGGACCCGGCGTCGCTGACGGCCGCCGAGGCCGAGCGCCTGGTCTGGGCGCAGCACCGCCGGGTCACGGACACCGGGTACGCCGCGCTGCAGTCCACCCGGCCGCACACCATCGGGTACGCCTTGGCCGACTCGCCCGTCGCCCAGCTGGCGTGGATCGTGGACAAGTTCCACGACTGGACCGACCCCGCCGTGCCGGACCCGGCCCACGCGGTGGGTCGGGACCACCTGCTCGACCTGGCGACGCTTCTGTGGGTCACCGGCACGGGGCCGACGTCGGCCCACCTGTACTACGAGAACCGCGTGGCGACCGTGCCCGAGCGCGGCCCGGACGTGGTCCCCTTCGGGCACGCGCTGTTCCCCACCGACCCGGCGATCCGGCACGTCGACCAGCGCGAGCACCGGCTGGTGCACTGGACCGAGCACGAGCGGGGCGGCCACTTCGCCGCGCTGGAGGCGCCGGACCTGCTCGTCGAGGACCTGCGGACGTTCTTCCGGCCGCTGCGCTGA
- a CDS encoding Asp23/Gls24 family envelope stress response protein: MGEPRGGLTIADRALTRIARQVTLEVPGVAAEEDSAGNVGRTLGRGYPRVRWQRAGTRARVEVEVAITWPASAAQVSSGVQAALHRELRRLAGQDLAHVSVAVREVVRPSSARPAARVQ, encoded by the coding sequence GTGGGTGAGCCCCGCGGCGGGCTCACCATCGCCGACCGCGCCCTGACCCGCATCGCCCGCCAGGTGACCCTGGAGGTCCCGGGTGTGGCGGCCGAGGAGGACTCAGCCGGGAACGTCGGGCGCACGCTCGGCCGCGGCTACCCGCGCGTGCGCTGGCAGCGGGCGGGTACCCGGGCGCGGGTCGAGGTGGAGGTGGCGATCACGTGGCCGGCGTCGGCCGCGCAGGTCAGCAGCGGCGTCCAGGCCGCGCTGCACCGCGAGCTCAGGCGCCTCGCGGGTCAGGACCTCGCCCACGTCAGCGTCGCGGTGCGCGAGGTCGTCCGTCCGTCGTCGGCCCGACCCGCTGCGAGGGTGCAATGA
- a CDS encoding Asp23/Gls24 family envelope stress response protein yields MTRPDEPPSRAEVVAATVLAVPGVVRLHGGRFGEVGTYLPGRRVTGVRLDDEGTEVHVVVTGAEPVPRTAARIQRAVSAIAPMPVRVHVEDIDTI; encoded by the coding sequence GTGACGAGGCCCGACGAGCCGCCGAGCCGCGCCGAGGTCGTCGCCGCCACCGTGCTCGCCGTCCCGGGCGTCGTGCGGTTGCACGGCGGGCGGTTCGGCGAGGTCGGCACCTATCTGCCCGGCCGTCGCGTCACCGGGGTCCGGCTCGATGACGAGGGCACCGAGGTGCACGTCGTGGTCACCGGTGCCGAGCCCGTACCCCGGACGGCGGCACGGATCCAGCGGGCGGTCTCCGCGATCGCCCCGATGCCCGTCCGCGTCCACGTCGAGGACATCGACACCATCTGA
- a CDS encoding circularly permuted type 2 ATP-grasp protein encodes MTDLLSSPRPVGEPGLVDHRPDWSWLPDPDDAPTASGLARARDEAERLLADHGVTYGADQEDGEHLWHLDPLPVIVDEPEWARLDAALVQRAELLDAILQDAYGHRLLLTDKLLPPTVVLGHPGFVRAVDGLRLPGGRELVLTATDLVRDVTGAWCAVADRTQAPSGVGYAMEDRRVVSQVLSGVYRQASIQRLGPFFRALRVALRDVAPGDAEQPRVVLLTSGPGSETAFDQAYLASMLGLPLVEGSDLLVREGRVWMRGVEGLEPVDVVLRRLDAEWCDPLDLRQGSRLGVPGLVRAVRAGTVSVVNPLGSSVLENPAVLTYLPRLANAVLGQDLALASAPTWWCGEPRSLQHVLANLERLAVLPTVRGTRVGTILGWTLSHREREQLAARISAEPWLWVGQEPVGPVGPTVDGTPVGVGSDLPSAEGIGPADLGPRAAVLRTYAVAHRGSYTVMAGGLARVAPGHVVSSALGAAAKDVWVLSSQPDAPVEPWVPSDESSAGESPTPRRPATGISPRTAENLYWMGRYAERAEDASRVLRVVVDRWDDFHQRPASAGGRALDVLIASLTPTEQSPPSFRDLVLDPQTAGTVARSVRRLATSAAAVRDQLSTDTFGPLARIERALRDERNKTRGRVPDRDLLDLGVAGGNTVTAGLRPALDKVLEGLLAIAGIAAEGLVRDVGWQFLDAGRRIERAQHLVETLLATVVQRRPADVESVVRESVLLAHESLITYRRRNQTGAGVAEMLDLLLLDGSNPRSLAYQLDRLRESLALVPLAGRAPDQRDHLLSDVADLLAEVDPVAIAGAVTEDGRRARLEETLESMRWRLQAAADEIERVHFVRLAPSQALEDPWDARDGGGE; translated from the coding sequence GTGACCGACCTGCTCTCCTCCCCGCGCCCGGTGGGCGAGCCGGGACTCGTCGATCACCGGCCCGACTGGTCGTGGCTCCCCGACCCCGACGACGCCCCCACCGCCTCGGGTCTGGCCCGTGCGCGCGACGAGGCGGAACGGCTGCTCGCCGACCACGGCGTCACGTACGGCGCGGACCAGGAGGACGGCGAGCACCTCTGGCACCTGGACCCGCTGCCCGTCATCGTCGACGAGCCCGAGTGGGCGCGCCTGGACGCGGCGCTGGTCCAGCGGGCCGAGCTGCTCGACGCGATCCTGCAGGACGCCTACGGCCACCGGCTCCTGCTGACCGACAAGCTGCTGCCCCCCACCGTCGTGCTCGGCCACCCGGGATTCGTGCGGGCGGTCGACGGCCTGCGCCTGCCGGGCGGGCGGGAGCTGGTGCTCACCGCGACGGACCTCGTGCGCGACGTGACCGGGGCCTGGTGCGCGGTCGCGGACCGGACGCAGGCGCCGTCGGGCGTCGGGTACGCCATGGAGGACCGACGCGTGGTGTCGCAGGTCCTGTCCGGGGTGTACCGGCAGGCGTCCATCCAGCGCCTGGGGCCGTTCTTCCGCGCGCTGCGCGTCGCCCTGCGCGACGTCGCACCGGGCGACGCGGAGCAGCCGCGCGTCGTCCTGCTGACGTCCGGACCGGGCAGCGAGACCGCGTTCGACCAGGCCTACCTCGCCTCGATGCTCGGCCTCCCGCTGGTCGAGGGCTCGGACCTGCTCGTGCGCGAGGGCCGCGTCTGGATGCGAGGCGTCGAGGGCCTCGAGCCGGTGGACGTCGTGCTGCGCCGCCTCGACGCCGAGTGGTGCGACCCGCTCGACCTGCGCCAGGGCTCGCGCCTCGGCGTGCCGGGGCTCGTGCGGGCCGTGCGCGCCGGCACGGTGAGCGTCGTCAACCCGCTGGGCAGCTCGGTGCTGGAGAACCCGGCCGTGCTGACCTACCTGCCGAGGCTGGCCAACGCGGTGCTCGGGCAGGACCTCGCGCTGGCCTCGGCGCCCACCTGGTGGTGCGGTGAGCCGCGGTCGCTGCAGCACGTGCTGGCCAACCTGGAGCGGCTGGCCGTCCTGCCGACCGTCCGGGGCACCCGCGTCGGGACGATCCTGGGCTGGACGCTGAGCCACCGCGAGCGCGAGCAGCTGGCCGCGCGGATCAGCGCCGAGCCGTGGCTGTGGGTCGGGCAGGAACCGGTGGGCCCGGTCGGGCCGACGGTCGACGGGACGCCCGTGGGCGTCGGCAGCGACCTGCCGTCCGCGGAGGGTATCGGGCCGGCCGACCTCGGGCCCCGCGCCGCGGTGCTGCGGACCTACGCCGTCGCGCACCGCGGCTCGTACACCGTCATGGCCGGCGGGCTGGCGCGCGTCGCCCCGGGCCACGTGGTCTCGTCGGCGCTGGGTGCCGCGGCCAAGGACGTGTGGGTGCTGTCCAGCCAGCCCGACGCGCCCGTCGAGCCGTGGGTGCCGTCCGACGAGTCGTCGGCGGGCGAGTCCCCCACGCCGCGCCGCCCCGCGACCGGCATCTCGCCACGCACCGCCGAGAACCTCTACTGGATGGGCCGCTACGCCGAGCGGGCCGAGGACGCCAGCCGCGTGCTGCGCGTCGTCGTCGACCGCTGGGACGACTTCCACCAGCGCCCGGCCTCCGCGGGCGGCCGTGCGCTCGACGTGCTCATCGCCTCGCTGACCCCCACGGAGCAGTCGCCGCCGTCGTTCCGGGACCTGGTGCTCGACCCGCAGACCGCCGGGACGGTCGCGCGGTCGGTCCGCCGCCTGGCCACCTCCGCCGCCGCGGTGCGCGACCAGCTCTCCACCGACACGTTCGGCCCCCTCGCCCGGATCGAGCGCGCGCTGCGCGACGAGCGGAACAAGACCCGCGGCCGCGTGCCGGACCGGGATCTGCTCGACCTCGGCGTGGCCGGCGGCAACACGGTGACGGCAGGCCTGCGTCCCGCGCTCGACAAGGTGCTCGAGGGCCTGCTCGCGATCGCCGGGATCGCCGCCGAGGGCCTGGTGCGGGACGTCGGCTGGCAGTTCCTGGACGCGGGTCGCCGCATCGAGCGCGCTCAGCACCTGGTGGAGACGCTGCTCGCCACCGTCGTGCAGCGCCGACCCGCGGACGTCGAGTCGGTCGTGCGCGAGTCCGTGCTGCTGGCGCACGAGTCGCTGATCACGTACCGCCGGCGCAACCAGACCGGCGCGGGCGTCGCCGAGATGCTCGACCTGCTGCTGCTCGACGGCAGCAACCCCCGCTCGCTGGCCTACCAGCTGGACCGGCTGCGTGAGTCGCTGGCCCTCGTCCCGCTCGCCGGCCGCGCGCCCGACCAGCGCGACCACCTGCTGTCCGACGTCGCCGACCTGCTCGCCGAGGTGGACCCGGTGGCCATCGCCGGCGCGGTCACCGAGGACGGGCGACGCGCTCGCCTGGAGGAGACCCTGGAGTCGATGCGGTGGCGCCTGCAGGCGGCGGCCGACGAGATCGAGCGCGTGCACTTCGTCCGGCTGGCTCCGAGCCAGGCGCTCGAGGACCCCTGGGACGCCCGGGACGGTGGTGGCGAGTGA
- a CDS encoding ABC transporter permease subunit: MSTTSTNPVPTAVGDDLSFAGAVLSEWVKLRTIRSTWWLYAILLVLTVALGAQMSSSLSFQGVDGVPTQDAIQDLAVYAVMVSTDFSALVVSVLGVLVIAGEYGTGMIRSTLTAVPRRLTALFAKALVFVIATTVVSAVALALTVPISVGLLSGNGMDVRLDDPQYWLSLLGGVGYLVLVGLIAFSIGALLRTTAGGVATALGLVLAAPLALSLVLGSAEPAWADTIATLLPSTAGSVLVSYPTEQSWVDLAAPAASGWITEPWQGGLVLAAWVVVLLTGAAVLLRRRDA; this comes from the coding sequence ATGAGCACCACGTCCACGAACCCGGTCCCGACCGCTGTCGGAGACGACCTCAGCTTCGCCGGAGCGGTCCTCTCGGAGTGGGTCAAGCTCCGCACCATCCGCTCCACCTGGTGGTTGTACGCGATCCTGCTCGTCCTCACCGTCGCGCTCGGTGCGCAGATGTCGTCGTCGCTCTCCTTCCAGGGCGTCGACGGCGTCCCGACCCAGGACGCGATCCAGGACCTGGCGGTCTACGCCGTCATGGTCAGCACCGACTTCAGCGCGCTCGTCGTGAGCGTGCTCGGCGTGCTCGTCATCGCCGGCGAGTACGGCACCGGCATGATCCGGTCGACCCTCACCGCCGTCCCGCGACGGCTGACGGCCCTGTTCGCCAAGGCGCTCGTCTTCGTGATCGCGACCACCGTCGTCAGCGCGGTCGCGCTCGCGCTCACCGTTCCGATCTCGGTCGGCCTGCTGTCGGGCAACGGCATGGACGTCCGCCTCGACGACCCGCAGTACTGGCTCTCGCTCCTGGGTGGAGTGGGATACCTCGTGCTGGTCGGTCTCATCGCGTTCTCGATCGGTGCACTCCTGCGCACCACGGCCGGCGGCGTCGCGACGGCGCTCGGCCTCGTCCTGGCGGCGCCGCTCGCGCTGAGCCTCGTCCTCGGCTCGGCCGAACCGGCCTGGGCGGACACCATCGCGACGCTCCTGCCGTCGACCGCGGGCAGCGTGCTCGTCAGCTATCCGACAGAGCAGAGCTGGGTCGACCTCGCCGCACCGGCAGCCAGCGGCTGGATCACCGAACCGTGGCAGGGCGGGCTCGTCCTCGCCGCCTGGGTGGTCGTCCTGCTCACCGGCGCGGCGGTGCTGCTCAGGCGTCGCGACGCCTGA
- a CDS encoding DUF6286 domain-containing protein, whose product MTHVDPPRGFPPAAPATRAGRVAWVSIVLAVALVALGVLVLRDALVLAGRVSGDLWLPPLVDRADGVTPTTAVVVVGVVAALLGLWLVAVALGRRVRTRLDVRSSTGTTLSLRDAARLAASAAEDVDRVLSARASATRRSVTVTVTTLPGDDVADAVRAAVTERLAPLAQPLSVKVAGRVTAGLAVGGDGR is encoded by the coding sequence ATGACCCACGTCGACCCCCCGCGCGGTTTCCCGCCCGCTGCGCCGGCGACCCGCGCCGGGCGGGTCGCCTGGGTGAGCATCGTGCTCGCCGTCGCGCTCGTGGCGCTCGGGGTGCTGGTGCTCCGGGACGCGCTCGTCCTCGCCGGGCGCGTCTCGGGCGACCTGTGGCTGCCTCCCCTGGTGGACCGCGCGGACGGCGTCACGCCGACGACCGCCGTCGTCGTGGTGGGCGTCGTCGCCGCCCTGCTGGGGCTGTGGCTCGTCGCGGTCGCCCTGGGGCGCCGGGTCCGCACCCGCCTGGATGTCAGGTCGTCGACCGGCACCACCCTCAGCCTGCGCGACGCCGCCCGGCTCGCCGCGTCGGCTGCCGAGGACGTCGACCGCGTGCTGTCCGCGCGCGCGTCGGCCACCCGGCGATCCGTGACCGTCACCGTCACCACGCTCCCGGGCGACGACGTCGCCGACGCGGTGCGCGCGGCCGTGACCGAGCGTCTGGCACCGCTGGCGCAGCCGCTGTCGGTCAAGGTGGCCGGCCGGGTCACGGCGGGTCTGGCCGTGGGGGGTGACGGGCGATGA
- a CDS encoding Asp23/Gls24 family envelope stress response protein — MSESSTTVTAPAARTRQSALVTPEGSTTIADTVVSKIAGIAASEVTGVHSLGGGAARAIGNLRERIPGARTNHSQGVSVEVGETEAAVDLDLVAEYGVSIADLADGIRRNVISAVERMTGLHVVEVNVTVNDVHLPQEDAQPAPPPEHRVQ, encoded by the coding sequence ATGAGCGAGTCGTCCACGACCGTCACAGCGCCTGCCGCCCGGACCCGGCAGAGCGCGCTCGTCACGCCCGAGGGCAGCACCACGATCGCCGACACGGTGGTCAGCAAGATCGCCGGGATCGCGGCGAGCGAGGTCACCGGCGTGCACTCCCTCGGCGGCGGGGCCGCGCGTGCGATCGGCAACCTGCGGGAGCGCATCCCGGGCGCCCGCACCAATCACTCGCAGGGCGTCTCGGTCGAGGTGGGCGAGACGGAGGCCGCCGTGGACCTCGACCTGGTGGCGGAGTACGGCGTCTCGATCGCCGACCTCGCCGACGGGATCCGTCGCAACGTCATCAGTGCGGTGGAGCGGATGACGGGTCTGCACGTGGTCGAGGTGAACGTGACGGTCAACGACGTCCACCTGCCGCAGGAAGACGCCCAGCCGGCTCCCCCGCCGGAGCACCGGGTCCAGTGA
- a CDS encoding ABC transporter ATP-binding protein, producing MIKAHALTKRYGAKTAVDSIDFTVRPGLVTGFLGPNGAGKSTTMRMIMGLDRPSSGSVTVNGLPYARHRAPVRQVGALLDAKAVHPGRSARSHLLAVAATHRIGARRVDEVIGYTGLGPVAGKRVGGFSLGMGQRLGIAVALLGDPATLILDEPVNGLDPEGVVWVRQLARRLAAEGRTVFLSSHLMSEMAQTADHILILGRGRIIADAPVGEILGGVEGESVQVRTPQAAPLARLLEAEGATVPAAELDLLSVRGLTAQRIAEIAAAAGVVIYGLTPVTRSLEDAYMALTRDDVEYRSAEANR from the coding sequence ATGATCAAAGCTCACGCCCTGACCAAGCGCTACGGCGCGAAGACTGCCGTCGACAGCATCGACTTCACTGTCCGCCCCGGCCTGGTGACCGGCTTCCTCGGCCCGAACGGCGCGGGGAAGTCCACCACCATGCGGATGATCATGGGCCTCGACCGTCCGTCGAGCGGTTCGGTCACGGTGAACGGCCTGCCGTACGCCCGGCACCGGGCCCCGGTGCGTCAGGTCGGTGCGCTGCTCGACGCCAAGGCCGTGCATCCCGGGCGCAGCGCGCGCAGCCATCTCCTCGCCGTCGCCGCCACACACCGCATCGGCGCGAGGCGCGTCGACGAGGTGATCGGGTACACGGGGCTCGGGCCGGTGGCGGGCAAGCGGGTGGGCGGGTTCTCGCTCGGCATGGGTCAGCGCCTCGGGATCGCCGTGGCACTGCTCGGCGATCCCGCCACGCTCATTCTCGACGAGCCGGTCAACGGGCTGGACCCCGAGGGCGTGGTGTGGGTGCGTCAGCTCGCTCGACGCCTTGCCGCGGAGGGGCGCACCGTGTTCCTCTCCTCGCACCTGATGAGCGAGATGGCACAGACGGCCGACCACATCCTCATCCTCGGACGGGGTCGGATCATCGCCGACGCCCCCGTGGGTGAGATCCTCGGCGGCGTCGAGGGTGAGTCGGTGCAGGTGCGCACCCCGCAGGCCGCACCCCTTGCCCGGCTGCTCGAAGCCGAAGGCGCCACCGTGCCGGCCGCCGAGCTCGACCTGCTGTCCGTGAGAGGCCTCACCGCGCAGCGCATCGCCGAGATCGCGGCCGCCGCGGGGGTCGTGATCTACGGGCTCACTCCCGTGACGCGGTCACTCGAAGACGCCTACATGGCGCTGACCCGGGACGACGTCGAGTACCGCAGCGCGGAGGCGAACCGATGA
- a CDS encoding AtzH-like domain-containing protein yields the protein MDRDAVMGWVERYEQAWRAQDVSAVEGLFAEGARYLRSPYAEPLVGLDAIRGFWVDPTPFTMTASVIAAEGPDAVVRVEVQYGGGEPQEYRDLWVLRFDGDGRAELFEEWAYWPEKSGSE from the coding sequence ATGGACCGGGACGCGGTCATGGGCTGGGTCGAGCGGTACGAGCAGGCGTGGCGGGCGCAGGACGTGTCCGCGGTGGAGGGGTTGTTCGCCGAGGGTGCCCGCTACCTGCGCTCCCCGTACGCGGAGCCGCTCGTCGGGCTCGACGCGATCCGGGGGTTCTGGGTGGACCCGACGCCGTTCACCATGACGGCGAGCGTGATCGCCGCCGAGGGGCCCGACGCCGTGGTCCGGGTCGAGGTGCAGTACGGCGGCGGCGAGCCGCAGGAGTACCGCGACCTGTGGGTGCTGCGGTTCGACGGTGACGGTCGGGCGGAGCTGTTCGAGGAGTGGGCGTACTGGCCGGAGAAGTCCGGGTCGGAGTGA